Proteins encoded by one window of Cellvibrio sp. KY-GH-1:
- a CDS encoding TssQ family T6SS-associated lipoprotein: MQINSRSLAFARKVVGLVSVISIASLLLSGCNTMQQKPQQLTPAQMKLEAGKANFQNGEYGAAETAFLDSSIWQDDKSTQVESLKYLAFIYCVTERVTLCRHSFYKALQLDPGFELTSAESTHPLWGPEFVVAQSGLGKNNQ; the protein is encoded by the coding sequence ATGCAAATCAATTCTCGCTCATTGGCCTTCGCACGCAAGGTAGTTGGACTTGTGTCCGTAATATCGATTGCAAGCTTGTTGCTTTCCGGCTGCAACACGATGCAACAAAAACCGCAACAACTAACACCAGCACAAATGAAACTGGAGGCTGGCAAAGCCAATTTCCAAAATGGCGAATATGGGGCAGCGGAAACCGCTTTTCTGGATAGCAGCATTTGGCAGGACGATAAAAGCACACAAGTTGAGTCATTAAAATATCTTGCGTTTATTTACTGCGTTACCGAAAGAGTCACTCTTTGCCGCCACTCATTCTATAAAGCCCTGCAGCTGGATCCCGGCTTCGAATTAACTTCTGCAGAGAGCACACATCCCCTCTGGGGCCCTGAATTCGTAGTTGCTCAAAGTGGACTGGGCAAAAACAACCAATAA
- a CDS encoding ImpA family type VI secretion system protein has protein sequence MDYDNIDFSFDALESKLLGDDYCGSEIDYDPDFLELEHMVAIKPEQQYGDTIIPAAPIDWSRALNKACELLNKSKDYRLCCIITRALTHKYGIRGALKGMEAIHSLTEQCWQHAFPAIVFDGETDLFPRANAIAELNSSTGLVGDLRHTDIRLNATGKITLSRLEKILSGRAENEDFSRDQLVQILRDEVLDHSSELLVIKQLLTQISELENLLNQHFGNEQAPDFSQLKALLTGVTPIPDQHHVETKETEIDTQDAGACSTPRSNPNNPAAINSRDDAIRLLDKVCEFLARNDPANPAPLLIKRARNMIGQDFYTILSQLAPDAVAQAEHITGPQF, from the coding sequence ATGGACTACGATAATATCGATTTCTCATTCGACGCGTTGGAAAGCAAATTACTAGGGGACGATTATTGCGGCAGTGAAATTGATTACGACCCGGATTTCCTCGAGCTGGAACATATGGTTGCGATTAAACCTGAGCAACAATATGGCGATACCATTATTCCAGCAGCACCGATTGATTGGTCACGTGCGCTCAACAAGGCCTGTGAACTTCTCAATAAAAGCAAAGATTATCGCCTGTGCTGCATTATTACCCGGGCTCTAACGCACAAATATGGAATCAGAGGTGCACTAAAAGGCATGGAAGCTATCCACTCGCTGACTGAGCAATGTTGGCAGCACGCGTTCCCAGCCATCGTATTCGATGGTGAAACAGATCTCTTTCCAAGGGCTAACGCCATTGCCGAGCTAAATTCATCCACCGGTCTGGTCGGTGATTTGCGCCATACCGATATCCGCTTAAATGCCACCGGAAAAATAACACTGAGCCGGCTGGAAAAAATCCTCAGCGGCAGAGCAGAAAACGAAGATTTTTCACGGGATCAACTCGTGCAGATACTGCGCGATGAAGTACTGGATCACAGCAGTGAATTGCTGGTCATCAAACAACTACTCACGCAGATTAGCGAACTGGAAAATTTATTAAACCAACACTTCGGCAATGAACAAGCGCCCGACTTTAGCCAGTTAAAAGCGCTACTTACCGGAGTCACTCCAATTCCTGATCAACACCACGTCGAAACCAAAGAAACAGAAATCGATACGCAAGACGCAGGTGCCTGCTCAACACCTCGCAGCAACCCAAATAACCCAGCAGCAATTAATTCTCGTGACGACGCAATTCGATTACTGGACAAAGTGTGTGAATTTCTCGCGCGAAATGATCCTGCCAACCCCGCGCCCCTGCTAATCAAGCGTGCGCGCAATATGATTGGACAGGATTTCTATACCATTCTCAGCCAACTGGCGCCCGATGCAGTCGCTCAGGCAGAGCATATAACCGGACCACAATTTTAA
- the tssB gene encoding type VI secretion system contractile sheath small subunit — MSNSQSSQKFIARNRAPRVQIEYDVEIYGSEKKIQIPFIMGVMADLAGKQKEEMPAIADRKFLEIDVSNFDDRMKALKPRAAFAVPNTLTGEGELTVDLTFNSMEDFSPAAIAKKVDALAKLLDARTQLNNLLTYMDGKTGAEELISKVLQDPSLLKSLALSSDKTETPEAAEAV, encoded by the coding sequence ATGAGCAACAGCCAAAGCAGTCAGAAGTTTATCGCGCGTAATCGCGCACCACGCGTGCAAATTGAATACGATGTGGAAATTTATGGTTCAGAAAAAAAGATCCAAATTCCCTTCATCATGGGAGTAATGGCCGATCTGGCAGGGAAACAAAAAGAAGAAATGCCCGCGATTGCCGATCGTAAATTCCTCGAAATTGATGTGAGCAATTTTGATGACCGCATGAAAGCCTTGAAACCACGCGCTGCATTTGCCGTTCCCAACACCTTGACAGGTGAAGGTGAACTGACTGTCGATTTAACGTTCAATAGCATGGAAGATTTTTCTCCTGCTGCTATTGCGAAAAAAGTGGATGCACTCGCCAAGTTGCTCGATGCGCGCACGCAACTAAATAACCTGTTGACTTACATGGATGGCAAAACCGGTGCAGAAGAACTTATCAGCAAAGTGTTGCAAGACCCCAGCCTGTTAAAAAGCCTGGCACTGTCCAGCGATAAAACCGAAACCCCGGAAGCTGCTGAAGCAGTTTAA
- the tssC gene encoding type VI secretion system contractile sheath large subunit, giving the protein MEMSEVTRALDQQPHFNDFSSLLQKEFKPKTDEAKSAVQFAVQTLAQQALSLSVTVSNDAYKSIESIIAEIDTRLSEQINAIIHHADFLKLESAWRGLHYLVNNTETDEMLKIRFMPISKQELHRTLRRHKGVGWDQSPIFKKIYEQEYDQLGGSPYGCVVGDYTFDHSPPDVELLGEMAKISAAAHCPFISAADPGVMQMESWQELANPRDLTKIFENTEYAAWRGLRDSDDARYLGLTMPRFLARTPYGAKSNPVDDFNFEESIEGADHSRYCWANAAYAMAVNINNSFKQYGWCTSIRGVESGGAVPNLPTHTFPTDDGGVDMKCPTEIAISDRREAELAKNGFMPLIHRKNTDIAAFIGAQSLQKPGDFFDPDATANANLAARLPYLFACCRFAHYLKCIVRDKIGSFKEREEMERWLNDWIMNYVDGDPANSSQQTKALKPLAAAEVYVEEVEGNPGHYTSKFFLRPHYQLEGLTVSLRLVSKLPSVKSGGQ; this is encoded by the coding sequence ATGGAAATGAGCGAAGTAACCAGAGCGCTGGATCAACAGCCCCATTTCAATGATTTCTCTAGCCTGCTACAAAAGGAATTTAAGCCCAAAACAGACGAAGCAAAATCCGCTGTACAATTTGCAGTTCAAACACTTGCGCAGCAAGCATTATCGCTGTCTGTTACCGTCAGCAACGATGCCTACAAATCCATTGAGTCCATTATTGCGGAAATAGATACTCGCCTGTCTGAACAGATTAACGCGATTATTCACCACGCTGATTTCCTGAAACTGGAAAGCGCCTGGCGCGGCCTGCATTACCTGGTGAACAATACCGAAACCGATGAAATGTTGAAAATCCGCTTCATGCCGATTTCAAAGCAGGAACTTCATCGCACCCTGCGTCGCCATAAAGGTGTGGGCTGGGATCAAAGCCCGATTTTCAAAAAAATCTACGAACAGGAATACGATCAGCTGGGTGGATCACCTTACGGTTGTGTAGTAGGCGATTACACCTTTGATCATTCGCCACCCGATGTAGAACTACTGGGAGAAATGGCAAAAATTTCGGCGGCGGCTCACTGTCCGTTTATTTCAGCCGCAGATCCAGGAGTAATGCAAATGGAATCCTGGCAGGAATTAGCCAATCCGCGCGACCTCACCAAAATCTTTGAAAACACCGAATACGCCGCCTGGCGCGGCCTACGAGATTCAGATGATGCACGCTACCTAGGTTTAACCATGCCGCGCTTCTTAGCGCGCACACCCTACGGCGCAAAATCGAATCCGGTAGATGATTTTAATTTTGAAGAAAGTATTGAGGGTGCTGACCACTCCCGCTACTGCTGGGCCAACGCAGCCTATGCGATGGCGGTGAACATTAATAATTCCTTCAAGCAATATGGCTGGTGCACCTCGATTCGCGGCGTTGAATCAGGCGGGGCCGTTCCCAATTTGCCAACCCATACCTTCCCAACGGACGATGGCGGTGTGGACATGAAATGTCCGACAGAAATTGCTATTTCTGATCGTCGCGAAGCAGAGCTTGCAAAAAATGGCTTTATGCCGCTTATCCACCGTAAAAATACGGATATAGCGGCATTTATTGGTGCGCAGTCACTGCAAAAGCCGGGTGATTTTTTTGACCCGGACGCAACTGCCAATGCAAATCTGGCAGCGCGCTTACCCTATTTATTTGCCTGTTGCCGCTTTGCACACTACTTAAAGTGCATAGTGCGCGACAAAATTGGTTCGTTCAAAGAGCGCGAAGAAATGGAGCGCTGGCTAAACGATTGGATTATGAATTACGTTGATGGTGATCCGGCCAACTCATCACAACAAACCAAAGCATTAAAGCCTTTGGCAGCAGCAGAAGTATACGTAGAAGAAGTGGAAGGAAACCCCGGCCATTACACGTCCAAATTTTTCTTGCGCCCTCATTATCAATTAGAGGGACTGACCGTTTCGTTGCGACTGGTATCCAAATTGCCATCAGTCAAATCAGGCGGCCAATAA
- a CDS encoding type VI secretion system tube protein Hcp, whose amino-acid sequence MSESLQDFFIKIEGIAGESKDSNHKGQIDVLNWGYAVTQSSSTNTGGGGGVGKAHFSELVFTHFIDKSTPNLMKYCASGKHIPSVELSCCKVGDGQQEYMKVTLNDVLITHVRPTGDSSSPRVMEEVGISYSKIKVEVKEQNANGSMGAAVTGAWDVKQNKAA is encoded by the coding sequence ATGTCTGAATCCCTACAGGATTTTTTTATCAAGATCGAAGGCATCGCTGGCGAATCAAAAGATTCCAATCACAAGGGTCAAATTGATGTGTTGAATTGGGGTTATGCAGTTACCCAATCTTCTTCCACCAATACCGGTGGTGGCGGTGGCGTAGGAAAGGCGCACTTTAGCGAGTTGGTGTTTACCCACTTTATCGATAAATCTACTCCTAACCTGATGAAATACTGCGCCAGCGGTAAACACATCCCCAGCGTTGAACTTTCTTGCTGCAAAGTCGGCGATGGCCAACAAGAGTACATGAAAGTTACCCTGAATGATGTACTCATCACTCACGTTCGCCCGACTGGCGATTCCAGTAGCCCACGCGTTATGGAAGAAGTTGGTATCTCTTACTCCAAAATTAAAGTGGAAGTGAAAGAACAAAATGCCAACGGCTCCATGGGCGCAGCAGTGACCGGCGCTTGGGACGTGAAGCAAAACAAAGCAGCCTAA
- a CDS encoding type VI secretion system amidase effector protein Tae4, with the protein MSTPRPKFLTMWRNFKSVYADGKVTSVGNKIGGKVKQNIDLGVQDPRLGFTNECALRMSYSLNYSGISIPRGSWNTVSGGDNKWYIFRVRDIVSFLNNSFGKPDKTIETPKPKDFSALKGILVFNVNWSDATGHATLWDGSTCSDHCYFPEAKEASIWILK; encoded by the coding sequence ATGAGCACCCCAAGACCAAAATTTTTAACGATGTGGCGTAACTTTAAGAGCGTTTATGCAGATGGGAAGGTTACTAGCGTTGGTAATAAAATTGGCGGGAAAGTTAAACAAAATATAGACCTAGGCGTACAAGACCCAAGATTGGGGTTCACCAATGAATGTGCGTTAAGAATGAGCTATTCGCTGAATTATTCAGGTATAAGCATTCCTCGCGGAAGCTGGAATACCGTATCCGGCGGCGACAACAAATGGTATATCTTCCGAGTAAGGGACATTGTTAGCTTTCTTAATAATTCATTTGGAAAACCGGACAAAACAATAGAAACCCCAAAACCTAAAGATTTTTCCGCATTAAAGGGAATACTGGTTTTTAATGTAAATTGGAGTGACGCAACAGGACACGCAACACTTTGGGATGGTTCAACATGTTCCGATCACTGCTATTTCCCAGAAGCAAAAGAGGCCTCAATATGGATACTAAAGTAA
- a CDS encoding T6SS amidase immunity protein Tai4 family protein: MDTKVITFSIFLLVFCKSVTAEELIKYSAKDYFKNYALSSCIADGFKSNDARSDAAAAASGYLELGEYPLEAHTEATILGREFLKKPYKSISGADLILMKCIDFYHSKELESIATKYQNAK, translated from the coding sequence ATGGATACTAAAGTAATAACCTTTTCCATATTCTTGCTAGTTTTTTGCAAAAGCGTAACTGCTGAAGAATTAATTAAATACTCGGCCAAGGATTACTTCAAAAACTATGCACTTAGCAGTTGCATTGCGGATGGCTTCAAATCTAATGATGCAAGGTCTGATGCCGCCGCCGCCGCTAGCGGATACCTTGAACTTGGCGAGTACCCATTAGAAGCCCACACAGAAGCAACAATATTGGGAAGAGAGTTTTTAAAGAAACCCTATAAAAGTATTTCCGGGGCAGATCTCATATTAATGAAATGCATTGATTTTTATCACAGCAAAGAACTTGAAAGTATCGCGACAAAATATCAGAACGCAAAATAA
- a CDS encoding type VI secretion system accessory protein TagJ, protein MQGTTTNPHVHDIALEVQISQLHGQIRTDPSKLELRVHLTQLLMVTGQWQKALQQLQTAAQLDSKAAAMAQTYRALIQAEIQREQVLNSQRDPQYLSAPEDWQILLAEALVARAHHQASAAEKFQQQAYSDAPAVAFMINHETAEWIADGDSRLGPVCEVFINGNYYWLPFSQIQQLTIEQPQDLRDLVWIPAAITLTDFSQHYGFLPSRYAFSYTQANDQLSLASLTEWETLSKHSWAGIGQKMLVSAQAEYPLLTIRTLTQQASE, encoded by the coding sequence ATGCAAGGCACAACAACCAATCCACATGTCCATGACATTGCTTTGGAAGTTCAGATATCCCAGCTGCACGGACAAATTCGCACCGATCCGAGTAAGCTGGAGTTGCGGGTGCATTTGACGCAGTTGTTGATGGTTACCGGCCAATGGCAAAAAGCACTTCAACAATTACAAACTGCCGCCCAACTTGATAGCAAAGCGGCCGCTATGGCACAAACCTATCGCGCACTCATTCAAGCTGAAATTCAGCGCGAGCAAGTGCTCAATAGCCAACGCGATCCACAATATCTCAGTGCACCAGAGGATTGGCAAATCCTGCTGGCTGAAGCGCTAGTTGCGCGCGCACATCATCAAGCAAGCGCCGCAGAAAAATTCCAGCAGCAAGCCTACAGCGATGCCCCTGCCGTTGCATTTATGATTAACCATGAAACCGCCGAGTGGATTGCCGATGGCGATTCACGCCTTGGCCCTGTGTGCGAAGTATTTATTAACGGCAATTATTACTGGCTTCCGTTTAGCCAGATACAACAACTGACCATTGAACAACCGCAAGATTTGCGCGATCTGGTCTGGATTCCGGCCGCCATTACGTTAACTGATTTTTCCCAGCACTATGGCTTTTTGCCAAGCCGCTATGCGTTCAGCTATACCCAGGCTAACGATCAGCTCAGCCTTGCCAGCCTGACCGAATGGGAAACCCTAAGCAAGCACAGCTGGGCCGGAATTGGACAAAAAATGCTGGTGAGTGCTCAGGCTGAATATCCATTACTGACAATTCGCACACTAACGCAACAGGCGAGTGAATAA